One genomic region from Sphingobacterium multivorum encodes:
- a CDS encoding universal stress protein produces MDNTNSKFKRILVAVDDEPCSEKAILYAKEMAAVFGASIALVTVVPPTSPANFGADPLLGQQPIIVPEVSEMEQDNAQKYLEKISREFTGAGEVYLFNRIGSIKEEILAASHEWSADLIIMGTNGRTGFDHFISGSVSESVIRKSTCPVLVIPSKCD; encoded by the coding sequence ATGGACAATACAAACTCAAAATTCAAAAGGATACTCGTCGCTGTCGACGACGAACCATGCTCAGAGAAGGCGATACTATATGCCAAAGAAATGGCCGCAGTATTTGGAGCCTCTATAGCGCTTGTCACTGTTGTTCCCCCTACTTCTCCGGCCAACTTTGGCGCGGATCCACTATTAGGTCAGCAACCTATCATTGTTCCGGAAGTATCGGAAATGGAACAGGATAATGCACAAAAATACCTTGAGAAAATAAGCCGCGAGTTTACAGGTGCAGGCGAAGTTTATCTTTTTAATCGAATTGGATCCATTAAAGAAGAAATTCTGGCGGCATCCCATGAGTGGTCCGCCGATCTTATTATTATGGGGACCAATGGACGGACTGGCTTTGACCATTTCATTTCTGGTTCCGTATCCGAGTCAGTCATTCGCAAATCAACTTGCCCTGTGCTCGTTATTCCCAGTAAATGTGACTGA
- a CDS encoding RsmB/NOP family class I SAM-dependent RNA methyltransferase produces the protein MAEFSERRVHQQIRNFERAMDGFEADQPFSRYLTTFFKLNKQMGSSDRKATSRLCYNYFRLGTAASQLSQQRRLVLAEFLCEQESPLVALLEPSYSDKIQQPLKDKIAFLESEGVFKREDLFPFADHISDEIDMVQFLESQLIQPYLYIRVKRGKTKVVCAILDNNQIPYSMIGDQTIALNNGTSLQRFDTLDGMIEVQDLSSQRTLDYMDPADKESWWDACAASGGKSLLLMDACPTVNLLVSDVRMSILRNLDERFDRAGIKHYRKKILDLTKDTFALLGSERFDGVLLDAPCTGSGTWGRTPEMIRQFRAAKIGEFNALQKNIASNVVGHVKVGKPLIYITCSIFKAENEDVVNYIVDNFGFEIERMDYLKGYEEKADSMFVARLIKR, from the coding sequence ATGGCTGAATTCAGTGAAAGACGTGTTCATCAGCAAATACGTAATTTTGAGCGGGCAATGGATGGTTTTGAAGCGGATCAACCCTTTTCGCGTTATTTGACTACTTTTTTTAAGCTGAATAAGCAAATGGGATCATCCGATCGCAAGGCTACTTCCCGTTTATGTTATAATTATTTTCGTCTGGGAACGGCAGCTTCACAGCTGTCACAACAGCGTAGATTGGTACTTGCAGAATTTCTATGTGAACAAGAAAGCCCTTTGGTAGCTCTTCTTGAGCCTTCGTATAGCGATAAGATCCAGCAACCACTGAAAGACAAAATTGCATTTCTGGAGTCAGAAGGTGTTTTTAAGCGGGAAGACCTCTTTCCATTTGCGGATCATATTTCTGATGAGATCGACATGGTACAATTTTTAGAGAGCCAGTTGATACAGCCTTATTTATATATTCGGGTGAAACGCGGAAAGACAAAAGTCGTGTGTGCTATTTTGGATAACAATCAGATTCCTTATTCCATGATTGGCGATCAGACTATTGCCTTGAATAATGGAACATCCTTGCAGCGATTTGATACGCTGGATGGAATGATAGAAGTGCAGGATCTTTCTTCACAGCGCACGTTGGATTATATGGATCCAGCTGACAAGGAATCCTGGTGGGATGCGTGCGCAGCTTCAGGTGGAAAATCTCTCTTATTGATGGACGCTTGTCCGACTGTCAATCTTTTGGTATCCGATGTTCGTATGAGTATTCTCCGAAATCTCGATGAACGTTTTGACCGTGCTGGAATTAAGCATTACCGAAAAAAAATACTCGATCTTACTAAGGATACCTTTGCGCTTCTTGGGAGCGAAAGATTTGATGGGGTGTTATTGGATGCGCCTTGTACAGGATCGGGGACTTGGGGGCGTACACCAGAAATGATTAGACAGTTTCGGGCTGCTAAGATTGGCGAATTCAATGCACTACAAAAAAATATTGCAAGTAATGTAGTAGGACATGTTAAAGTGGGCAAGCCTTTGATTTATATAACCTGCTCCATTTTTAAAGCGGAAAATGAAGATGTTGTCAATTACATTGTGGATAATTTTGGTTTTGAAATCGAACGCATGGACTATTTGAAAGGTTATGAAGAGAAAGCGGATAGTATGTTTGTGGCGCGATTGATTAAAAGGTAA